One Borreliella chilensis DNA window includes the following coding sequences:
- a CDS encoding UDP-N-acetylenolpyruvoylglucosamine reductase (catalyzes the reduction of UDP-N-acetylglucosamine enolpyruvate to form UDP-N-acetylmuramate in peptidoglycan biosynthesis): MLKSLNNFLKKINIKPQTKSLTDYTTYKIGSISKLFLIPKNIQEAQTIFKAAIEEKIKLFILGGGSNILVNDEKELDFPIIYTGHLNKIEIQDNQITAECGANFENLCRTALENSLSGLEFIYGLPGTLGGAVWMNARCFGNEISEILKKITFINDKGKTICQEFKKEDFKYKISPFQNKNFLILKIELNLKKENKKIIEEKMNKNKQARIKKGHYLFPSSGSTFKNNKAFLKPSGQIIEECKLKGLSIGGATVSKYHGNFLINVNNATSNDVKNLIEKVKTEVYSKTGLLLEEEVLYIGFKNHKN, from the coding sequence ATGCTTAAAAGCCTAAATAATTTTTTGAAAAAAATCAATATTAAGCCTCAAACAAAAAGCCTAACAGACTATACAACATATAAAATTGGAAGTATTTCGAAATTATTCCTCATTCCTAAAAATATTCAAGAAGCCCAAACTATTTTTAAAGCTGCAATAGAAGAAAAAATTAAATTATTTATTCTAGGAGGAGGATCCAATATTTTAGTCAATGACGAGAAAGAACTTGATTTCCCAATAATATACACCGGACATTTAAACAAAATAGAAATTCAAGACAATCAAATCACCGCCGAATGTGGTGCAAATTTCGAAAACTTATGCAGAACTGCACTTGAGAACAGCTTAAGTGGTCTAGAATTTATTTATGGGTTGCCCGGAACACTCGGAGGCGCTGTATGGATGAATGCCAGATGTTTTGGAAATGAAATCTCTGAAATACTAAAAAAAATTACATTTATAAATGACAAAGGAAAAACTATTTGCCAAGAATTTAAAAAAGAAGATTTTAAGTATAAAATCTCGCCTTTTCAAAATAAAAACTTTCTCATATTAAAAATTGAATTGAATTTAAAAAAAGAAAATAAAAAAATTATTGAAGAAAAAATGAATAAAAATAAACAAGCAAGAATAAAAAAAGGACACTATTTATTCCCAAGCAGTGGAAGTACTTTCAAAAACAATAAAGCATTTCTCAAGCCTAGCGGACAAATAATTGAAGAGTGCAAACTTAAAGGACTCAGCATTGGAGGCGCCACGGTGTCTAAATACCATGGAAATTTTCTTATAAACGTTAACAATGCCACTTCTAATGATGTAAAAAATCTAATTGAAAAAGTAAAAACTGAAGTCTACTCAAAAACTGGACTTTTACTAGAAGAAGAAGTTCTCTACATAGGGTTTAAAAATCATAAAAACTAA